The Spirosoma foliorum genome has a window encoding:
- a CDS encoding SdrD B-like domain-containing protein, which produces MSDISTSQSGRLYYYPQASSLLYRAFYAIRTYAWFLIASMTFIVISHGIQASPGTDVNSGFTSSPVGSATAVATMSLGTNSPNSPPFEASFATCPTITFTAPAANTQYCGNGTATFTVSTTAVAPDGIKLVAFTTETNPYSTTATPVFSTSTASSTATGTKTLTFSNVQLPDNLTGANMGLFVYAILATADASCQPVDDLIITLKPRPNTIIGGPTQVCTGDKATLSALAFSGATYQWFYGSGTTSISTSNPYTTTAINTAATYRVRVTLSSCVSDDASFTVTPVTCTSCTASATSLGGKVFHDFDSDGTADTYDVSLSNVTVTLFRCDATNQSAQVAQMQTDLNGAYSFTGLTAGTTYRVEFSNLPAGYQPTYRGTNNGTTVQFTQPGSCTTSLGLNTANDYCQTNPLLVTPCYLDGAVTPNTVAGTDVLVGINYDLTGSVNHIATRTQIGSTWGVAYAKTTKQLYTAAFLKRHVGLKDGNLGQIYVTDMTNPASPVTTPWLNVSALAGVSGNWQFDLDAARGLTNAGTPSLDAQSFSVVAGIGLGDIDVSEDDKTLYVMDLTNKQLLSIDIASKTLIGKYPVPSLCTTGPSTSYFSAGSGNNTFIAADGKEWQKGYLFDIYGSSINYGQTITNPNNATAGTADAALYANSAYVNAGSTMIYSFPVGNGTFGVKLHFATNATTNNRNMSVALESTTVLSGFDVYAAAGSQINVGITRSFTTTVTDGVLTIAITGNTGGGAAMLSGFELTTSSGTPTGETRPFGLAVHNGKVYVGAICDASHSQNRDDLQASVLVFDPTTSTYNPIPVLTFPLNYTKGLNVSATPTDVQQWHPWTSIYPNTTGINVGGFTLYTQPTLSDIEFDVDGSMILGFFDRFQHQQGAVPGQYTPDHIAANGRTSAYGAVGGDLLRAYFNGTSYEVEYNGKEGPTSPKTATSGQNSGQGIGGGEFYVDDTGLHQEISTGGLAFKPGSGEIRISAGDPLVYSSGGLTGFDNTTGAKQNGFTLYSGTGGGTQNKANGLGDLEVLCNLAPIQIGNRVWRDDNSNGIQDPCEPPIPGAVITLYDAAKTTAFVSVTTNANGGYYIASTTLTAGTSTSSVATTALTYNTGYALVLTSLGTSTVVTGLSLTSVSPVTPGESSTANSGSTQANNDAMVMNGKPTIMLSTGGPGSTNHTYDFGISIPDCAKPELAVSQSQTICQGSSFSLPLSTTVTSNTVTGVQWYFTDASGSSFTAISGATSLTFSQQPTSTGGIRYYAIIGQNGLSATCSDTAFVNLMIKPTQTLTISTPSAATVTQCANTTLTVTVLTNALAPDQVRLVYFTSPLATAVSAYTAAGGTVLGTIASTTATGTKTLTFSNLQLPDNVSDDPLPLYVYAVLVSADGACKPADQFTLVLNPRPTVVITANPIVCQGSSTTLAASGPGGTTYQWFAGSGTAVVGTSNTLATGAISTTATYTVRGTYNTCISDNVQIALTPIACTSCTASASTIGGTAFRDYNSNGAQGTNDPGISNVTVTIFSCDASGQSTQVSQEQTDVNGAYSFTGLTPGTTYRVEFSNLPSGYTSTFKGTQNGSTIQFTQPGSCSISVGLNQPNDYCQTDPGFAVVCFTRNNDGATEPTIIDMQYSTGQSFTSTSTADANYTWGQPSGGASYSIAAHNVIATKGDVSTTFGLAWDRTHKQLLSGAFMRAYAPMQANVGGNTFGEATIYKIDYTTGSASTKSVWLDLETVYGDGFAGVYVADATYPGASIYGRTNGTPAKIGYTGLGSMQFARDGHELYTINLKTQELLVIPVNSDGTAVANAAQIKRFPLPTDGCPTGNWSDGRPYQAVLGLGVHPSTNRVYATVTCTGPTADDLKGIVYSVDASDATPASTDFRQELDVPLNLNIPATNVNVAQYYGQNVHPWEVVTANSTFYNNNGDNNSQHTQPWLAEVEFDPQPNGVYGMMIATRNRYHDILNSSFYVTGGVLMRGANLGTEAAPQWSLEHNGAVGPFASGVNYTYTANRAGANTSPTNRFFKYQGLEGTMLAGTMDYIPGRPEILLPALDNVLYNATSGMTWLNRTTGDRSKDNHLLSDGTATGYTNVNFTKSNNWGGLAIMCNVAPIQIGNRVWRDDNKNGLQEPCEPAIPGVVVTLYDAAKTTALASVTTNAAGEYYFSSTTVTAGTSTSSVATTALTYNTSYAVVITSLGSSTVASGLTLTDVSLTPGENGTANSGATLINNDAMVMNGKPTIMLTTNGPGTSNHTYDFGLTVVPCSLSLTATPGTCSTATNQYVVTGTISLTAAPASSLTITDGLVSTIVSVSAGQTSTTYSLSGLNSGTGLHTVTLFSSATACGTTSATYTAPVSCSIAPALAVSVTPGTCSTATNQYAISGTINLTAAVASSLTITDGTSSTVVLVTAGQTTASFNLAGLTSGTGSHTVTVSGIGYSPASTTYTAPASCTVAPCGLAMVVTPGLCQSATNAYTLSGTITATNVPTSGTLTISSGAFSSRTIALPIGNASGTFSYSGLVSNGQTYTVTASYSDGACSPVSRTYTAPVSCSVAPVCSLSATATASSCATAANTYSATVAVALTNGVAGTITINLPGATPVSQTLAANTGSFTAIFENLVSDGATHTATISLPGCSTTTATFTAPASCSVAPICSISAVATAGVCSTATNTYSVTALVTVQNPTAGGTVSVSTGGQTLTFSTTANSQNTFTATFDGLISDGANHTVTASLPGCSTTAATYTAPASCSVAPICSLTATATAGLCATATNTYSSTVVIQLTNPTAGVLTVTDGPQSATLAVTPAGNATFTIEFPGLTSDGTTHTVTASLPGCSTTTTTYTAPASCSVAPVCSISAVVTIGTCATATNTYSATAVVTVTNPTAGGTVSVSTGGQTLTFSTTAVGQNTFTGTFNGLISDGASHTITVSLPGCASVNTPYTAPASCSVAPVCSISAITTTGQCSTATNTYSNTVTVTMTNPSAGTLTVTDGVNSVTIAVPTTLGTVTAPVIFNGLVSNGASHTVTASLPGCSTTTTTYTAPVSCSIAPALAISVTPGTCSTATNQYAITSTINLTAAVAGSLTITDGTSTTTVSIATGQATASFVLNGLASGTGLHTLTVSGIGYAPASTTYTAPASCTVAPVCSLSATATAGICATVTNTYSATVAIALTNSVAGIITISLPGSTPVSQTIVANTSSFSATFTGLVSDGATHIATISLPGCGTTTASFTAPASCSLTPLGSLGDFVWKDNNDNGIQDTNEPGVAGVKLELFTVVGGVRSTSAASTTVTDATGHYSFPNLSEGDYQVRFSEIPVSCTLTPHQNAGTNDAKDSDADPITGFSQVVHIDPSGTGLAVNNPTVDAGLQRLVYDPTGYIYCYKNNTILKGGKISVTGPGSTTVVLDGSKGYYRFLTDGTPGSYTLTYSHPNGYSIATSAWAPAAPSIAPTTLDGSVQDKDIPANGWVQLGSLPTADTTQLQNGTQGYNPYYLVFNVQAGDPYISSNNLPVDCDPLLGSIGDFVWNDLDKDGRQDAGEPGVNGVTIRLLQETTPGNYTVLSTTITAGGGNYLFPNLPEGNYVVEFDKATLPANFSLTTANASGVPTALDSDANTTTGRSGLIALVPTDPTRRDILTIDAGIVDVSCPPAKCLPIVIRRTR; this is translated from the coding sequence ATGTCAGATATCTCTACCTCACAATCAGGTAGGCTTTACTACTACCCGCAAGCATCCTCCTTGCTGTATAGAGCTTTTTACGCGATCAGAACCTATGCCTGGTTTTTGATTGCGTCTATGACGTTTATAGTAATCAGTCACGGTATACAGGCAAGTCCAGGTACTGACGTCAACAGCGGCTTTACCTCAAGCCCAGTCGGTTCTGCTACAGCTGTAGCCACAATGAGCCTGGGTACCAATAGTCCTAATAGTCCTCCCTTTGAGGCCAGCTTTGCCACCTGCCCAACCATTACATTCACAGCACCAGCGGCCAATACGCAATATTGTGGCAACGGCACAGCCACCTTTACCGTTTCGACGACTGCCGTAGCACCCGATGGCATTAAACTGGTTGCATTCACCACCGAAACCAATCCATATTCTACTACAGCCACTCCCGTCTTCTCTACGTCGACTGCATCCAGTACGGCAACGGGCACTAAAACGCTCACCTTTAGCAATGTACAATTACCCGACAACCTCACTGGAGCAAACATGGGTTTGTTTGTGTATGCAATACTGGCAACAGCAGATGCGAGCTGCCAACCTGTTGATGACCTGATTATTACCCTGAAGCCCCGTCCGAATACGATTATTGGGGGCCCAACACAGGTGTGTACAGGCGATAAAGCGACGCTATCAGCACTAGCTTTCAGTGGAGCCACATACCAGTGGTTCTATGGCAGCGGTACTACCTCTATCAGCACCAGCAACCCGTATACTACCACGGCCATTAATACGGCAGCTACCTATCGGGTACGTGTTACACTAAGTAGTTGCGTATCGGATGATGCTAGCTTTACCGTTACCCCCGTTACCTGTACATCTTGCACTGCCAGTGCCACCAGCCTGGGCGGCAAAGTGTTTCATGACTTTGACAGTGATGGAACAGCCGACACCTATGATGTCAGCCTGAGCAATGTAACCGTGACCCTCTTTCGTTGCGATGCCACTAACCAAAGCGCACAAGTTGCTCAGATGCAAACCGATCTGAATGGTGCCTACAGTTTCACGGGTTTGACTGCCGGAACAACCTACCGGGTCGAGTTCAGCAACCTGCCAGCAGGTTACCAACCCACCTATCGGGGCACCAATAACGGCACCACCGTACAGTTTACGCAGCCAGGTTCCTGTACCACCAGTTTGGGCTTAAACACCGCCAATGATTATTGTCAGACCAATCCATTGCTGGTAACGCCCTGTTATCTGGATGGTGCTGTTACACCTAATACAGTCGCTGGTACCGATGTATTGGTAGGTATCAATTATGACCTGACCGGTAGCGTGAACCACATTGCCACTCGTACCCAAATTGGCTCGACCTGGGGCGTGGCTTATGCCAAAACAACCAAGCAATTATACACAGCGGCTTTCCTCAAGCGGCATGTGGGGCTTAAAGATGGGAATCTGGGGCAGATTTACGTGACCGATATGACCAATCCGGCTAGCCCGGTCACCACGCCCTGGCTCAATGTCTCTGCCCTGGCTGGGGTAAGTGGTAACTGGCAATTTGATCTGGATGCCGCCCGTGGTTTGACCAACGCCGGAACTCCCAGCTTAGATGCCCAGTCGTTCAGTGTCGTAGCCGGGATTGGCTTAGGTGATATTGACGTTAGCGAAGACGATAAGACGCTGTATGTCATGGATTTGACCAACAAGCAACTATTGTCCATCGATATTGCCAGCAAGACCCTTATCGGGAAGTATCCTGTTCCCTCGCTCTGCACAACAGGGCCATCTACCAGTTATTTCTCGGCTGGTTCAGGGAATAATACCTTCATCGCAGCCGATGGGAAGGAGTGGCAGAAAGGCTATCTGTTCGATATATACGGTAGTTCGATCAATTATGGGCAGACCATTACCAATCCTAATAACGCCACAGCCGGAACCGCCGATGCCGCGCTATACGCCAATTCAGCTTACGTCAATGCTGGTTCGACGATGATCTATAGCTTCCCGGTGGGGAACGGCACATTTGGCGTCAAACTGCATTTTGCCACCAATGCCACCACCAACAACCGCAATATGTCTGTCGCCTTAGAGAGCACAACCGTACTGTCGGGCTTCGATGTGTATGCGGCTGCTGGCAGTCAGATAAACGTTGGAATTACCCGTTCGTTCACCACTACGGTTACAGATGGAGTATTGACCATTGCCATCACAGGCAATACAGGCGGTGGGGCAGCTATGCTATCGGGTTTTGAACTAACTACCTCCAGTGGTACGCCAACTGGCGAAACCCGGCCATTTGGCCTGGCTGTTCATAATGGTAAAGTGTATGTAGGTGCCATTTGCGATGCCAGCCATTCACAAAACCGCGATGATTTACAGGCCAGTGTGCTGGTGTTCGATCCAACGACGAGTACGTATAATCCGATACCGGTATTAACCTTCCCACTCAATTATACAAAAGGGTTAAACGTAAGTGCAACACCAACGGATGTTCAGCAATGGCACCCCTGGACAAGCATATATCCGAATACAACTGGGATTAACGTTGGTGGATTTACACTCTACACGCAACCGACCCTATCGGATATTGAGTTCGACGTGGATGGAAGTATGATACTAGGCTTCTTTGATCGCTTCCAGCACCAGCAGGGGGCAGTGCCAGGCCAGTACACGCCTGACCATATAGCAGCCAATGGCCGGACATCGGCTTACGGTGCTGTTGGAGGTGATTTGTTGCGGGCTTATTTCAACGGTACATCGTATGAAGTAGAGTATAATGGCAAAGAAGGGCCTACGAGCCCCAAAACGGCAACCTCGGGTCAGAACAGCGGACAAGGTATTGGCGGTGGCGAGTTTTATGTAGATGATACCGGCCTCCATCAGGAAATCAGTACGGGGGGCTTAGCCTTCAAACCAGGCTCGGGCGAAATTCGCATATCGGCAGGTGATCCCCTCGTCTATAGTTCGGGTGGCTTAACCGGCTTCGACAACACGACGGGTGCTAAACAAAACGGGTTTACCCTTTATTCCGGCACCGGCGGTGGAACACAAAATAAAGCCAATGGCTTAGGTGATCTGGAAGTCCTCTGTAATCTGGCTCCGATTCAGATCGGGAACCGAGTATGGCGTGATGATAACAGCAATGGTATCCAGGACCCTTGCGAACCGCCTATTCCAGGCGCCGTAATTACCCTTTACGATGCGGCCAAAACCACTGCATTCGTCAGCGTAACGACGAATGCGAACGGGGGGTACTACATCGCTAGCACAACGCTCACCGCCGGAACCTCTACCTCATCTGTAGCGACAACCGCACTGACCTACAACACTGGTTATGCACTGGTACTTACAAGCCTGGGAACCAGCACAGTTGTCACAGGCTTATCCCTGACGTCGGTTTCACCGGTAACTCCGGGCGAAAGCAGCACGGCTAATTCAGGCAGCACCCAAGCCAACAACGACGCGATGGTCATGAATGGCAAGCCGACTATTATGCTCTCCACAGGTGGGCCAGGCTCGACCAATCATACCTATGACTTTGGGATTTCCATCCCCGACTGTGCAAAACCAGAGCTGGCTGTCAGCCAATCGCAAACAATCTGTCAGGGAAGCAGCTTCAGTTTGCCGCTTTCGACTACAGTAACGAGCAATACGGTTACGGGTGTACAATGGTATTTTACCGATGCCAGTGGCAGTTCGTTTACTGCCATCAGTGGGGCAACTAGCTTAACATTTAGCCAGCAACCAACGTCAACGGGCGGTATTCGGTATTACGCCATCATTGGTCAGAATGGACTGAGTGCCACCTGCTCCGACACCGCCTTTGTGAACCTGATGATCAAACCGACACAGACGCTGACCATTTCCACCCCATCGGCTGCTACCGTGACCCAGTGCGCCAATACAACGCTCACCGTTACGGTATTAACCAATGCTTTAGCACCCGATCAGGTTCGACTGGTGTACTTTACCAGTCCCTTGGCCACTGCTGTCAGTGCGTATACAGCCGCAGGTGGCACCGTGCTGGGAACGATAGCCTCGACCACAGCAACCGGTACCAAAACCCTTACATTCTCGAACTTACAACTGCCGGATAATGTCAGCGATGATCCGTTGCCGCTGTATGTCTATGCCGTTCTGGTATCGGCTGACGGCGCCTGTAAACCTGCCGATCAGTTCACGCTTGTACTCAATCCGCGACCAACCGTCGTCATTACGGCTAATCCGATTGTTTGTCAGGGAAGTTCGACGACACTTGCGGCCAGCGGGCCAGGGGGCACTACCTATCAGTGGTTTGCTGGTAGTGGCACAGCCGTAGTTGGTACATCCAATACGCTCGCTACAGGAGCTATCAGTACAACGGCAACCTACACGGTTCGTGGTACCTACAATACCTGTATTTCCGACAATGTGCAGATTGCCTTAACGCCAATTGCCTGTACATCCTGCACGGCCAGTGCTAGTACGATTGGTGGCACAGCCTTCCGCGATTATAACAGCAATGGCGCTCAGGGCACCAATGATCCGGGTATTAGTAATGTGACGGTTACGATCTTCAGCTGTGATGCTTCGGGCCAGAGTACGCAGGTTTCTCAGGAGCAAACCGATGTTAACGGAGCCTACAGCTTTACCGGACTGACGCCAGGAACCACCTATCGCGTTGAATTCAGTAACCTGCCATCTGGCTATACCTCAACCTTTAAAGGTACACAGAATGGGTCGACAATTCAGTTCACCCAGCCCGGTAGCTGCTCGATCAGCGTGGGGCTGAACCAGCCTAACGACTATTGCCAGACGGACCCAGGCTTTGCGGTCGTCTGTTTCACCCGGAACAATGATGGCGCTACTGAGCCAACCATCATTGATATGCAATACAGCACTGGTCAATCCTTCACGTCGACCAGTACGGCCGATGCCAACTATACCTGGGGGCAACCTTCGGGTGGAGCTTCCTATTCGATAGCTGCTCATAATGTAATCGCCACCAAAGGGGATGTGAGTACTACGTTTGGACTAGCCTGGGATCGTACCCATAAACAATTACTGTCTGGTGCCTTCATGCGGGCCTATGCGCCTATGCAGGCCAATGTTGGCGGTAATACCTTTGGCGAGGCTACCATCTATAAAATCGATTACACCACAGGATCTGCCAGTACTAAATCGGTTTGGCTCGATCTGGAAACAGTCTATGGCGATGGCTTTGCGGGTGTTTATGTGGCTGATGCTACCTATCCGGGGGCGAGTATTTATGGACGAACCAACGGCACACCTGCCAAAATTGGCTACACGGGCTTAGGTTCGATGCAGTTTGCCCGAGATGGTCACGAGTTATACACGATCAACCTGAAAACGCAGGAGTTGCTGGTTATTCCAGTAAATTCCGACGGAACCGCCGTAGCGAATGCCGCGCAGATCAAGCGATTCCCACTGCCAACGGATGGTTGTCCAACAGGTAACTGGTCGGACGGACGTCCGTATCAGGCAGTGCTGGGTCTGGGCGTTCACCCATCCACCAATCGGGTATATGCCACCGTGACCTGTACGGGGCCTACTGCGGATGATTTAAAGGGTATTGTCTATTCGGTAGATGCATCGGATGCTACGCCTGCGTCGACTGATTTCCGCCAGGAACTGGACGTACCACTTAATCTGAATATTCCAGCTACGAATGTCAACGTAGCGCAGTATTACGGCCAGAATGTACACCCTTGGGAGGTAGTGACAGCCAATAGTACGTTCTATAACAATAACGGTGATAACAATAGCCAGCATACGCAGCCGTGGTTAGCTGAGGTTGAATTTGATCCTCAGCCGAACGGTGTCTACGGGATGATGATTGCTACCCGCAACCGGTACCACGACATTCTTAATTCGTCGTTCTATGTAACTGGCGGGGTGCTGATGCGGGGTGCAAACCTGGGTACTGAAGCCGCTCCGCAGTGGTCTCTGGAGCACAATGGAGCTGTTGGCCCATTCGCATCGGGCGTGAATTATACCTATACCGCCAACCGTGCCGGTGCAAACACCAGTCCAACCAACCGTTTCTTCAAATATCAGGGGCTAGAAGGTACCATGTTAGCGGGTACGATGGATTATATACCCGGTCGGCCGGAGATTCTGTTACCTGCTTTGGATAACGTGTTATACAATGCGACATCAGGTATGACCTGGTTGAATCGCACAACAGGAGATCGATCCAAGGATAACCATCTGCTCAGCGATGGTACGGCAACGGGGTATACGAACGTTAACTTTACCAAATCCAACAACTGGGGTGGTCTGGCCATCATGTGTAATGTGGCTCCGATTCAGATTGGGAACCGGGTTTGGCGCGATGATAATAAAAACGGGCTTCAGGAGCCTTGCGAACCCGCTATTCCAGGCGTAGTAGTCACGCTCTATGATGCTGCAAAAACGACGGCACTGGCCAGTGTAACGACCAACGCAGCCGGGGAATATTATTTCTCCTCAACGACCGTGACGGCGGGTACATCTACCTCATCCGTCGCCACAACGGCCCTGACGTATAATACGAGCTATGCCGTGGTAATCACGAGCCTGGGCAGCAGCACAGTGGCCAGCGGCTTGACCTTAACCGATGTAAGCCTTACTCCGGGCGAAAATGGCACTGCTAATTCGGGCGCTACCCTGATCAATAACGACGCGATGGTCATGAATGGCAAGCCGACTATTATGCTCACCACGAATGGGCCAGGTACGTCCAATCACACCTACGACTTTGGTCTGACCGTTGTGCCCTGTTCACTGAGCTTAACCGCCACACCAGGTACCTGTAGCACGGCTACCAACCAGTATGTGGTTACAGGAACGATTAGCCTGACGGCTGCTCCAGCCAGCAGCCTGACGATTACCGATGGGCTGGTGAGCACGATTGTTTCGGTAAGTGCTGGGCAGACGTCCACAACCTATAGTTTGTCGGGACTTAACTCGGGTACTGGATTACACACCGTGACGTTGTTCTCATCGGCAACGGCTTGCGGTACTACTTCGGCTACCTATACGGCACCAGTTTCCTGTTCGATAGCACCTGCACTGGCAGTAAGTGTTACGCCCGGAACCTGTAGCACAGCGACCAATCAGTATGCTATTTCCGGTACGATCAACCTGACGGCTGCCGTAGCCAGTTCGCTCACGATCACGGATGGAACCAGTTCAACAGTTGTTTTGGTGACCGCTGGACAGACAACCGCCAGCTTCAATTTAGCAGGTTTGACCTCCGGTACGGGCTCGCATACGGTTACTGTAAGTGGCATCGGTTATTCACCCGCATCCACAACCTACACCGCTCCGGCGAGTTGCACAGTAGCACCCTGCGGCTTAGCGATGGTCGTTACTCCAGGGCTATGTCAGTCAGCCACAAACGCCTATACGCTGTCGGGAACAATTACGGCCACGAATGTACCTACCAGTGGAACGCTAACCATTTCGTCCGGTGCATTCTCCTCCCGAACGATCGCATTGCCAATAGGTAATGCATCGGGAACGTTTAGCTACTCTGGACTGGTGAGCAATGGGCAGACGTATACCGTAACGGCCAGTTATTCTGACGGAGCCTGTTCGCCGGTTAGTCGGACGTACACCGCGCCTGTTTCGTGTTCCGTAGCGCCGGTTTGTAGTCTGAGTGCTACGGCAACTGCGAGTAGTTGCGCTACGGCTGCCAATACCTACTCGGCTACGGTTGCTGTTGCCTTGACTAATGGCGTCGCTGGTACGATCACCATTAACTTGCCGGGGGCAACACCAGTTAGTCAGACGCTGGCGGCCAATACCGGATCGTTTACAGCCATCTTTGAGAATCTAGTTTCGGATGGGGCTACTCATACGGCTACGATCAGCCTGCCTGGTTGTAGCACCACAACGGCAACCTTCACGGCTCCAGCTTCCTGCTCAGTAGCGCCGATTTGTTCGATCTCGGCGGTAGCTACGGCTGGAGTATGTTCTACCGCGACCAATACTTATTCGGTAACGGCGTTGGTAACAGTTCAGAATCCAACAGCAGGTGGAACTGTCTCCGTTAGTACCGGTGGGCAAACACTCACTTTTAGTACGACGGCCAACAGTCAGAACACGTTTACAGCTACCTTCGATGGATTGATTTCGGATGGTGCAAATCATACGGTGACGGCCAGCCTGCCCGGTTGTAGCACAACAGCAGCGACTTACACGGCTCCGGCTTCGTGTTCGGTAGCGCCAATTTGCAGCCTGACGGCGACAGCCACGGCTGGTCTGTGTGCCACTGCCACGAACACCTATAGTTCTACGGTGGTTATTCAATTGACCAATCCAACGGCAGGCGTGTTAACCGTTACAGATGGGCCACAAAGCGCCACGCTGGCTGTAACACCCGCTGGCAACGCGACCTTTACAATAGAATTCCCCGGTTTAACTTCCGACGGGACAACCCATACCGTGACGGCTTCGTTGCCCGGTTGCTCAACTACAACCACAACCTATACTGCTCCGGCGAGTTGCTCGGTAGCGCCAGTTTGCTCGATTAGTGCCGTAGTCACGATTGGCACTTGTGCTACAGCCACCAATACCTACTCCGCTACCGCAGTCGTGACCGTCACGAATCCAACCGCTGGCGGAACGGTTTCGGTCTCCACTGGTGGCCAGACGCTTACTTTCAGTACGACGGCTGTCGGACAGAATACCTTCACCGGCACGTTTAATGGCTTGATCTCTGATGGAGCCAGTCATACGATCACGGTAAGTCTGCCGGGTTGTGCCAGCGTCAACACGCCATATACTGCCCCTGCCAGTTGTTCGGTAGCTCCGGTTTGTTCTATCTCGGCAATAACCACAACAGGTCAGTGCTCGACAGCCACGAACACCTACTCCAATACCGTGACTGTAACGATGACCAATCCTTCGGCAGGTACGCTGACGGTTACCGATGGCGTAAATAGTGTAACGATTGCTGTACCGACTACGCTGGGTACAGTAACTGCACCGGTCATTTTCAACGGATTGGTCTCTAATGGGGCAAGCCATACGGTAACGGCTAGTCTGCCTGGTTGCTCCACCACGACAACCACCTACACAGCTCCAGTTAGTTGTTCGATAGCGCCTGCTTTGGCTATCAGTGTCACACCTGGAACCTGTAGCACAGCGACCAATCAGTATGCAATTACGAGTACTATCAACCTAACGGCTGCCGTTGCTGGTTCACTAACCATCACGGATGGAACCAGTACAACAACCGTTTCTATAGCGACCGGACAAGCAACTGCCAGCTTTGTGCTGAATGGATTGGCTTCGGGTACGGGCTTACATACGCTCACCGTGAGTGGCATCGGCTATGCGCCCGCATCCACAACCTACACAGCTCCCGCCAGTTGTACCGTTGCTCCGGTTTGTAGCCTGAGTGCAACAGCCACTGCGGGTATCTGTGCTACGGTAACCAACACCTACTCGGCTACGGTTGCTATTGCGCTGACAAATAGTGTGGCTGGTATAATTACAATTAGCCTGCCCGGTTCGACACCCGTCAGTCAGACCATTGTTGCGAATACCAGTTCGTTTAGCGCAACCTTCACTGGACTTGTTTCCGATGGGGCTACTCATATTGCTACAATCAGCCTGCCAGGTTGTGGTACAACAACGGCCAGTTTCACGGCACCGGCCAGTTGTTCTCTCACTCCGTTGGGTAGCCTTGGTGACTTTGTCTGGAAAGACAATAACGATAACGGTATACAGGATACGAACGAACCCGGTGTGGCTGGTGTAAAACTAGAACTGTTTACCGTGGTGGGTGGCGTTCGCAGTACGAGCGCAGCCAGTACAACGGTTACTGATGCTACTGGTCATTATTCGTTCCCGAATTTGTCGGAGGGCGACTATCAGGTGCGCTTTAGTGAGATTCCAGTCTCTTGCACCTTGACTCCTCACCAGAACGCGGGTACCAACGACGCAAAAGATTCTGACGCAGACCCAATAACTGGTTTCTCCCAGGTTGTTCATATAGATCCTTCAGGAACCGGGTTGGCAGTAAACAATCCGACCGTTGATGCAGGTCTCCAACGTCTGGTGTACGACCCAACCGGCTATATCTACTGCTATAAGAATAACACCATTTTGAAAGGTGGTAAAATTAGCGTGACGGGTCCGGGTAGTACTACCGTTGTGCTGGATGGTTCAAAGGGTTACTATCGTTTCCTGACAGATGGCACGCCGGGTAGTTACACGCTTACCTACAGCCATCCCAATGGATACAGTATTGCCACAAGCGCCTGGGCACCAGCAGCGCCTTCAATTGCCCCAACCACACTGGATGGGTCGGTGCAGGACAAGGATATTCCGGCTAATGGATGGGTACAGTTAGGCTCGCTACCTACTGCCGATACAACGCAACTTCAGAATGGTACGCAAGGCTATAATCCGTACTATCTGGTGTTCAATGTACAGGCGGGCGATCCCTATATTTCTAGTAATAACCTACCCGTGGACTGTGATCCTCTGTTAGGCAGCATCGGCGATTTTGTCTGGAATGATCTGGATAAAGATGGACGTCAGGATGCAGGTGAGCCGGGTGTGAATGGTGTAACGATCAGATTGTTGCAGGAAACAACGCCTGGAAACTACACTGTTTTGTCGACAACCATAACAGCGGGTGGGGGTAACTATCTGTTCCCGAATCTGCCCGAAGGAAATTATGTCGTTGAGTTCGACAAAGCAACCTTGCCTGCGAACTTCTCGTTGACGACGGCAAACGCATCGGGCGTACCCACTGCCCTGGATAGCGATGCCAACACGACGACAGGACGCTCTGGTCTGATTGCGTTGGTGCCAACAGATCCGACCCGTCGCGATATTCTGACGATTGATGCCGGTATTGTGGACGTAAGCTGTCCACCAGCCAAATGCTTACCGATTGTTATTAGGCGGACACGGTAA